From the genome of Sporocytophaga myxococcoides DSM 11118:
ATCTAGGTCATGTTTTTGAGGGAGAAGGTTTTACGGCCAAAAATTTAAGGCATTGTGTCAACTCTGTATCTATGGAGTTTGTACCTTTTAAAGAAAAGTAATAACTAGTTAAATAAAAACGCCCATCGAAATTCGATGGGCGTTTTTATTATGAGATGTATTTTTTAATAATTATGAATCTCAACATCAGTTTCATCCTGATAAGGTGATTCAGAGTTTATTTCTACATCCCCATTTCTATCAATTTCAACTTCATCGTTGCTATCGAAATTGTATTCGCTAGAAGCATCATATCCTTCGTCCATTGGAGTTTTTGCTTCTGTTTCTTCATAATAATATTCTGTTTTCTCAACAGGTTGTGATGGATTTTCAACGACACTTTCTCTATATTTTTTGTTGTACTGATCCTTAGGCTCACCTCTGAAAAGCTTGGTTATACCTTTTACCGGTGAGTATGCAATACGTGCAATACCTTCACCTGTTTCACTGACTATAGTTGTAGCGACTTTAAAAGGAGCTTCTACTATATTTCTGAATTTAGACTGATGCCCTTTCTCTTTCTTTTTATAAGTTACGGTTTCGGTAGCTTCAGTCATTTCGTCACTTGTAGTTACAAGTTCCTCTTCGCTTTTCACAGTCTGATCGCTGTTATCTGCATAGTCTTCTTCCATAAATAGAGAAGTGTCACCGCCTGCAGTACTTGCTGATTCTTCAAAAGATGAAGTATCGTTCAGCATAGATGAACCGCTTGGGCATGATGCAGAAGTATCTTCAAGCATTTCGTCATTCATGTCCACATCTTCACTTTCGGATGATTCAAACTGGTAAGCATCGTTGTAATTGTCACCTGTGCTGCTATAATCATATTGTCTGTCCTGCTCATCGAGCTGGTCATCATTTATATTATAGTCGTATTCGTCATACTGGAGTTCATCTGGTTTAGATTTGTCACCTGACATTCTGGACTCACCAGATTCTTTTTCTGTACAAACATATTCCTGCGCTACTGAAACGTTCCATATCCCTGCAGCCAGCAAAATAACCATTATATATCGCATTGTCGTTTTGTTTTAATTTAAACTTACAATTGATTAACATCAATGACTTTTTATTCTGTTCCTCAATTCGTTTAAGGGATAATTTTTGATGATTTAATGAACTAATTTTTATTCATTTTTATTTAGTACTTTTTTTTATAAACGTTACCGAAGAGCTGAAAACAGGGCAGATTAATATTATATCAGTGAAGATCCGTATGTATCTGAACTTAATTGAAGTCCATATTTTTAATAATTATATAGTGTGACTAATTGAAAAAATTATTGTGTACTTAGAACTGATATTATGGAGACTTCTGTATCGAGATATGAGAGAAGGGTGCGGTGGATGGCTGCCTTAAAAGGACTCGTTCTTATTCTATTAGGTGTTGTAGCTTTGTTTTACCCAATCGCAACAATACTTACATTTGCAATTTATGTTGGTATTACTACATTAGTGACAGGCTTTATTATAACTATTGCAGCAATTGTGAATCATAGGGTTAATGGTTGGGGATGGGCTCTTGCTGAAGGTATTTTGGATATAATTTTCGGAATAGTGCTATTGTCGTATCCATTTATGACAGCTTTAATATTTCCAATAATGGTGGGATTCTGGATATTCTTTGGAGGTGTTCTTCAGATATCTACTTCAATTGCCTACAGGTCTGAAGTTAAAAGCTGGTGGTTAGGACTGATATTTGGAATAGCGGCTATTATGTTTGCTTTCTGGATATTGTATTCACCTGCAACTTCGGCGCTAGCGCTTACTTTCGTTGTCGGAATCTTTGCAATGGTGTTTGGATTATATTATATTATTAATGCTATTACTCATAAGAGGATTGCATTCTAGAGTTGCAGATCTTCTATCTGATTATTATTAATAATAATTTCTATTAAAAGATTATAGATTGAAAGGAGCTTCTTGAAGCTCCTTTTTTTATATGAATTTTTTCTTATTAAAAACTAACCCTCGTCTGATTTCTCTTGTCCATGAATTTTAAAAGCAGTCCTCCATAGGCTGCACATGTAAGTAGAGCAATAATTAGAAATCCTATAAACGGAATCAGCAAGATCACATGAAGTAGTATCAGGATAATAATGGCTGTTAATAAAAGCATCCATTTACTCCAGTGCTTCTGTAGCTTATAATTCCCCATATTGGCAATGGCAAGGGATGTAACGACAAGTCCGCAGGAAATACTAAAGAGATAGATAAAGAATAGAAGTACAGCGATTGGTATGCCGATAATACTTATAAACAGAAGAAAAATCGCAAATGGAAATAATATGAAGTAAATAAGTCCATATCCCAGGCTTTTTATTGGTGTCTTAGCAAGATATACTCCGGTGCTCTGAAAAGATGCAGGCCAGATATATGTGAGAATGATAAACATCAATATCGCAAAAAAGATATGCCAGATAAGAAAGATGAATCCAGATTGGAATGAAGTATCGTTCTTTTGATTGTGTGCTGCCAAGGAATTGTCGTAATCAAAGCGTCCGGAATGAACTTTGGGGGAAACTTTTAGTGGTCCTCCTTCCTTCCAGTATCTGACATTATCCTTAAAAAAAGCATTGGAACCAACTGTAAAATTTTGTGCTGCAATTTCAGCACGTCCATTCAATACTGCATTGATTCGGAGTTTCCCTCCTTCAATTCTGGTATTACCATCAATGTTTCCACCTAGAGATATGGTCCCACCTTTAATGATAAGATTACCTTTGATGACTCCTTCACAAAATATGCTTCCTGCATATACAGTAAGATCACCATGGATAATACTGCCTTTGCTGATATATACTTCGTTTGCAAATAGTATTACATCTCCCTTAATGATACTGTTGATGTTGATGTTTCTCGCTGCAGCTCTGAAGTCATCATTCAATACACTTTTTACGTCTATTGTTTCAGCTGCTGTTACGAGATCTCCCTTTATGGTGTCTTCAATTGAAATGCTTTGTGCTGCCGCATATAAGTCGCCGCTTATAACTGCCTTGGAAACAAGTTTTTTGGAGGAAACATATTGATCTCTGCTAGTAGAAGTGTCAATGATAACGACATCCCCATTTTTATAATCACCGGCAAGGGCAGGATTTGAATAAGGGGATAATAGGGGGAAGAATAAAATAATGAGGTTGAAAACCGGGATGATTAAAGAGGGTAGTTTCATCTTTATTAAAGTTTAGATGAAAACTACGCTCAGAATGCATTGTTCACAATGGCTTAAGCTTAAGCCATTAGTACATGATTAAAGTTTTCAGGTTTTTGAAGTATTTGAGCAATCCCTTTGCTAACCGAGAAAAAGGCATTATAATCAATATGCACTGGCACTTGAATACGGGCTTCGAATCTTTCCTTCAAACCCCTTAACAAAGCATTTCCACCTGTTACATGAATTCCATTGTAATAGATATCGGAAGCAAGTTCCGGAGGACAGGTTTCTAAGGTTTGAACGATGGTATTCTCTATTTTTGTAACTGATTTATCAATAACAGAAAAGATTTCTTTGTAGTCGATTTTTTTTGTTATGGGAATTCCTGTAACAAGGTCTTTACCCTTGATAGTGAGAGGAGCAGGAGGATTGTCGATATCTTCACGAACTGCCCCAATGCGGATCTTTATCTGCTCTGCAGTTTTAAGCCCCACCGCAAGGTTATAATTCCTCCTGAAATGGTCCTGAATTTCTTCGTCAAAAGTATCTCCAGCTGTTCTGATTGAATTAAATGATACGATACCGGATAAGGAAATCACGACGATTTCAGTGATGCCTCCTCCAATGTCAACAATAAACTTTCCGTCAGGTTCTTCAATATTCAATCCCATGCCCATTGCAGCAGCCAAAGGCTCGAAAATAAGATATTTTTTTCTGGAATTAAATTGCTCCAAAGCATCGCGTAAAGCTCTTCTCTCCACTTCGGTCGCATAATAAGGGATTCCCGATATAATGTGGTCAAAACCCCTGAAAGGCAATTTGCTAGGGAAGATCTTCTCAACAAGCCCTCCAAGCATTTTTTCTGCAGAATGAAAGTCTGCTATTACACCACCTTTCATTGGTTTTACAGCCTTAAGGTTCTCATGTGTTTTTTCAAACATATCATATGCCTCACCACCAACAGCTTTGAGAGAATTGTTATATCTGTTCAAAACAATGTAGGAAGGTTCTGATAATAAGACATTATTCTTGTCTGTTAGTAAAGTATTATTATTGCCAAGGTCAATGGCAAAACTTTTTTCTTTGTTGAAGTTTAAATTTAACATATGGTTAGTACCCCTGCCTGTATAAATCCTTTTAACGGCGAATTTCCTAAAAGTGATGTCTTTAAATTAAGTTTATTTGTCGAAGAAATGTAAAAATATATAGAAATACTAAGATAAAACCTTTAATTTTATTGAAAATCGCTTAAACCTGTATTTTAGGTTTTTACTTTTTTACGGGTTTTGCGTACATCCACTTATATTATATAAAAACCTTTAGGGGGGATGTTACAATTTCAAATTATGGTCCCCGTTACCAAGATATACTTTGACAGTTTAAAGGTCTGTAGTGTGGGAGATCAGGTGTGAAAATTAGCAAGTAATTGTTTATTAAATGAGTCAGTAATCGGAATCCCGATTCTTAATATGTCTGTTTTAAGGTCTTTTCTATTAATCCTTCTTTATCTTATCTCATATGCAGGTTATAGCTCGACACCTATTGAGATAGGGGAAAATGATCCTGAAATGGATTATGTTTTTACAGGAGGGTCAATTGAAATTTTTAAAGATACCAGCAGAAAAGTAACAATCAGGGATATTGTGGATCATCACAATGTGGTTTTTGAACCCTATGATGCTGCCATGGTAGCTACTATCGTCAATTCAAAGGTAGATTACTGGGTGAGGTTCACAGTCATCAATAGGAAGGCCACTTCCGGTTGGACAATTGAACTTTTTGATTTCAGAATTGATGATTTTGAGCTATATGTTCCTAATCCTTATGGTGGTTTTGAGAAATTTGAAGGGGGAGATAAACGACATTTCAATAAGAAAATCTATAAACATAAAAATTTTGCATTTGATGTCAATCTCCCCAGAAACAGGCCTAATGTAATTTATTTGAAAGTAAGATCAGAAGGGCCCGTTGGAATCATTGGGGTTATCCGAAATTCAAAGCGATTCCTAGGTTACGCAGTAAGTGAATACTTCCTTCTGGCTCTTTTTTACGGAGTGCTCATTGCGATGGTGCTCTATAATATCTCCATGTTTGTAACTGTAAAAGATAGAGCATATATCTATTATGTCTTTTATCTGATTAGTATCATTATTTATGCTTCTACTCAGGACGGGACAGGGTTTCAATATCTCTGGCCAGATATGCCTGTATTGAATGAGTTTTTACCAGATTTTTCTTTGTTGCTTGTTATTCTGTTTGTAATACTTTATTGCAGAGCCTTTTTGCGGACAGAAACAGAGTCTATCTGGTTTGACAACATGCTTGTCATGTGGAGTTTTATAAGAATGGGATTGTATCTGGTAAGTTTTGTACATCCTGTTTTGTATAGACTTATTTGCCCTTTTACTGATCTGGTTATTTTTCTGTTTACTTTTGCCGCTGGTATAGAGGCCATGCGTAGACAAAAGTATAAGCCTGCGTATTTATATGTTATCGCCTTTGGATTTTTCTTCTTAGGGTATACGATCTATGTTTTCGATCATTTAAGATTTATTTCTCCTTCAATCTTCTATGTATACAGCCTTAATTTCGGTGTTGCACTGGAAGCTATTATATTCTCTCTTGCATTGGCGTTAAGAGTTAAACTTTTGCTTAAAGAAAAGCAAGATATGCAAGAGCAGCTTATCTATCACTTAAAGGAAAAGGAGCAATTCAGAAGTAAGGTTAACAGGGATTTAGAGCAAAAGGTACTGGAGAGGACTCA
Proteins encoded in this window:
- a CDS encoding HdeD family acid-resistance protein, whose translation is METSVSRYERRVRWMAALKGLVLILLGVVALFYPIATILTFAIYVGITTLVTGFIITIAAIVNHRVNGWGWALAEGILDIIFGIVLLSYPFMTALIFPIMVGFWIFFGGVLQISTSIAYRSEVKSWWLGLIFGIAAIMFAFWILYSPATSALALTFVVGIFAMVFGLYYIINAITHKRIAF
- a CDS encoding sensor histidine kinase codes for the protein MSVLRSFLLILLYLISYAGYSSTPIEIGENDPEMDYVFTGGSIEIFKDTSRKVTIRDIVDHHNVVFEPYDAAMVATIVNSKVDYWVRFTVINRKATSGWTIELFDFRIDDFELYVPNPYGGFEKFEGGDKRHFNKKIYKHKNFAFDVNLPRNRPNVIYLKVRSEGPVGIIGVIRNSKRFLGYAVSEYFLLALFYGVLIAMVLYNISMFVTVKDRAYIYYVFYLISIIIYASTQDGTGFQYLWPDMPVLNEFLPDFSLLLVILFVILYCRAFLRTETESIWFDNMLVMWSFIRMGLYLVSFVHPVLYRLICPFTDLVIFLFTFAAGIEAMRRQKYKPAYLYVIAFGFFFLGYTIYVFDHLRFISPSIFYVYSLNFGVALEAIIFSLALALRVKLLLKEKQDMQEQLIYHLKEKEQFRSKVNRDLEQKVLERTQKLDTFVFKASHDIKGPLRSIIGLTKVGAKDVQDQKAKEYFEHILKSTTRLDLLLADLISLTRIQQATLKEEEIDFKVLVEESINSFSHLELFHDVSVYIDINVQEPLKGDKSLYRSVIQNLVENGLKYSDPSKENSFFKVIIKSSGRKLSMVFEDNGLGVDSSLKDKIFEMFFKIDSTSEGSGLGLHIVKMALEKMGGKISLETAEGKGSTFTIEIPLVKQLDFA
- a CDS encoding polymer-forming cytoskeletal protein, with the protein product MKLPSLIIPVFNLIILFFPLLSPYSNPALAGDYKNGDVVIIDTSTSRDQYVSSKKLVSKAVISGDLYAAAQSISIEDTIKGDLVTAAETIDVKSVLNDDFRAAARNININSIIKGDVILFANEVYISKGSIIHGDLTVYAGSIFCEGVIKGNLIIKGGTISLGGNIDGNTRIEGGKLRINAVLNGRAEIAAQNFTVGSNAFFKDNVRYWKEGGPLKVSPKVHSGRFDYDNSLAAHNQKNDTSFQSGFIFLIWHIFFAILMFIILTYIWPASFQSTGVYLAKTPIKSLGYGLIYFILFPFAIFLLFISIIGIPIAVLLFFIYLFSISCGLVVTSLAIANMGNYKLQKHWSKWMLLLTAIIILILLHVILLIPFIGFLIIALLTCAAYGGLLLKFMDKRNQTRVSF
- a CDS encoding rod shape-determining protein: MLNLNFNKEKSFAIDLGNNNTLLTDKNNVLLSEPSYIVLNRYNNSLKAVGGEAYDMFEKTHENLKAVKPMKGGVIADFHSAEKMLGGLVEKIFPSKLPFRGFDHIISGIPYYATEVERRALRDALEQFNSRKKYLIFEPLAAAMGMGLNIEEPDGKFIVDIGGGITEIVVISLSGIVSFNSIRTAGDTFDEEIQDHFRRNYNLAVGLKTAEQIKIRIGAVREDIDNPPAPLTIKGKDLVTGIPITKKIDYKEIFSVIDKSVTKIENTIVQTLETCPPELASDIYYNGIHVTGGNALLRGLKERFEARIQVPVHIDYNAFFSVSKGIAQILQKPENFNHVLMA